The sequence aagaaattaattaaaaaattaatagtgtTTGACTGATAGTAAAAATAAGACCATTGATGCAGGGAGTGTTGTGAAATtctatgttaaaatagataagctagctttttaaggtgttaaatgctaaaatttttaactctaccaatATGAATGCTCTTATCTTTTCCTAACTATTTAAACTTAGAGCACTAGcaatagtggtgctaaaaagctatttttagcaccactacaTATAAAAAAGAGTTGCAATAGTGGAGCTAAAGGTAAAAAATTTACCTTCATTGCTATAGTGCACAACATTATAtggctgtgcactgtagctaagagctaaaaagaaaaattcattttttattctccatccgattaaaataatatttgttcgtttgtttttttctattgttttattCTCCAACCATGCAAGCCTCAAACAAACACTCTCAACTCCCTCAAACTCACTCTCAAACTCTCACCTCTCTGTCTCATCGCCACCGACCTAACTCGATCCTTAATGTCACCGGCACACCGAAGCTCGACATCACCAACCCACCAGTTGACCCATTTCATCGCACTCCCAAGCCGACCCAAGCCCCAAGCCCCAAGCCGCCGATCCATGCCTCAGACCCATGCCTCCGATCCGCTGCCGATCCCCGCCTCTGACCCATCTCGGCCTTCTCTAATGCTCTCaactctctcaaactctcacctctctatcccaccgccaccgccaccgccaccgccgATCCACGCCTTCAACCTGACTCACCTTCAAGTGAGTTGTCTTTGTCTTCTTCATCTACATGCTTGGGATTTTTGATTTGGGTAATTGgaatgataaatttataatatttgttgACTCTAATGATAAATCATTGAGGATTGAAATgtattgggaattttctgtttgcaagaatttatatttttatttttaaatgttagtTTGAGAATTTTTTGTGTGTACGGAaggctacaattttttttgtttctgtttttgcttcttgctatttttattgtttgttgatTCTAATTTATTTACATAGTTCACGAATTTTGGCTCAATGGTAAGTAATTGCAAGTAAATAATATTGTAGGTtgaaatttattgttaaaaaatattgtcaGTTCTTAATTTAAATATTCTCAACAAGGCATGGAATTTGATTTCAAATCTCCTattgattttgtttaaaataaaaaaccattcaATCAAATTGATTGCCAGTGgtaattattagattttttttctttcacatggCATGTGGTTGTGGCTTTGGTTCCtttttagtaaataataaataaaaaactatagaATAATTTATGATtggtacatatatatatatatatatatgtcattatctataaataaatacctcaaaaactaaaatagaaaaatgaggGCAAGTTGTAGAATTGGTCAAATAGTTTGTGCATTTATTCATTTTCCATGAAAGGAGATATTTTGTCTGATTCTGAACAAgaaatttaattgtaaaatgattaactaaaccaaattattttagaaataagTAAGTAATTTACCGGCTCCAGCTTTTTCTTTCAAGCAAACAATACATGCTGAGGTGGGTTACTTCCCAACAcatataataaagtcttggtgTTGTCTTATATATACTGGCTATAAGTCACTTCTTAAGATGTAAAGTCTTAACTGCTCTTGATGTGTGATGAAATCACAATCTAGTGCACGTTGGTTTTCATGATTGGTGAATCTTTGGAATTAATTTATGaggaattgatttttttaatttcgaaaTTCTTACAAACAAACTTGAATCATGATTTCtagttttaatgagaaattgttaGTTTGGTTTTGAGATGCTGAAAAATgaatttgttgttttctttatcaATGGGATTAAGCTACATGTCAAATTAAGTATTTATGCATAATCATGTTCTATTGTTATACTTCTAagtattttaagttttgatataaatgttAGTTTGGAAATTTTCTGTGTCCAGGGGAGTTTACATTTTGAAACGCTCCAAAAGATCATAAAAACGTGCATAATTCTCCATAACATGATTGTTGAAGATGAGTGGGATGATAATGAAATGGTAGACTTGGATTATGAACAAATTGATGGAGTGGATAATCCTCTTATGCAAGTGTCACGTGAACAAAGTGATGGATTTATGGCATACATTGAGAGTTATGAATGCATTAGAGACCGAGAAATTCATTCTCAACTCCAGTTGGACCTCATTGAACATTTATGGCAATTGCAAAGCGAGTTGCAAGAACTCCCTTTTTTATATGTTAAGAAGCATGAGTCATAGGAACTTGTGCAagtgtatgagttttattgtaatttggctTAAGTTATGTATGTGAGTAATCTATGGACTACATTGTTCTAGCTATAATATGTGttctattttatatgttttcttataaagttCATCAATTTCATAGTTCACATTGTTCCAAGATTGCTTCCAGACAATTGAGACGATTGTTTTAGTCAAagataaatttgtatatatataatttggttttaaaaaaaataatgttgttaTACTAGACGATAATAGGCTATCTTGAtgattgagaaattttttttagtcaaaagataaatttgtatatatataatttggggttaaaacaaaatattattattatactagatgattatttgctatcatgataattgagaaattgttttagtaaaaaaaaatgtataggtATAATTTGGGGTAAAAAAATTCTCTTGTTAACACTAGAtgattatttgctatcatgtGACGGTAGCAGTGGAAGAGTCAGTGGCAGTGGTAGTGGCAGCGGTAGCAGTTAtggtggttgtgattgttgtttattatagtagatatattattttgttatagtagatatattattttattgtgatattcatattattttattatgttaaaagctaaaatagatccactaatactggatgttttgtaaagtaagtcagtaaaatagataaaataattttttatgacaccaaataactaaatttttagctctATTACTATGGATGATCTTGCATCCTGTTGTCCTTTTCATCTACATCTTTGACTTGTATGACATTTTAAATGGATAGTCCCACTCCCCACGTATAGGGAGCCGGCCTACTCATCACCACACGCAATATATATAGCTTTAATATCTTTTGTACCATCACGATTTATATTTTCTACCttattaaaacattttcaaacctcaccttaaaattttctttgagtaacatttggatttgattttgatttggggTGGGTATAGTAGTACAAGTTGTAGTTGGTATATTACAGGTGACAAATGCAATGGCTGCTCTAGGATTATTTTCTAGGGGttcattaagaaatataaatgatataaaatctaaaacaaaagtaaacttgaatatattaacataaccaaaaaaaaaaaaaaaaaaccaaataaatgaattttttttgattaCCTTCtatgatattttatattttgaaattgttacaTGATATCTTCATTATCAATTCTACtagttacatttttttcaatGTACAAAGCCAAACAATCATTCATTCACTTATCTCtcatttgattgattgatttcgAAATTTTTAAGAACTAAATGAGCTTTTTATAAGGTTTAAGAATTAAGATTGACGttaacaaatttatatttttgttgttgcgctttttttttttttttcaaaatttagatcaAATTAGTTTGTTATTGAACCTTTTTTGTGTCTTTAAAAATGTCAAGATATTGTTAAGAACATCATATTCAAGCTTATTTCAATTatgtttaacaaaattttagaattaaagtgttcaaatttttattttagggcatcaaaacaatttttttttttttattaatattttttatgggccagttcagggggttcatttgaaccccatGGGTTTTATGTGGAGCCGCCCATGGACAAATGGTAAATTTGGACTActaccaatattttttttggggggggaggggggaaatTGGAGAACCAAGTCACTCATAATATTTCCCTTGTCAGCTACTTCTAATTCATCTAGTAATAAATATGATCATTTCTATGagcaatttaaaaattttagcaactGACAAAAATAAAGTACACAAATAATAacatagaaaatattaattaaaaattatgaaaagttGTTATCCAATAATTCTAAATTTGAGGCAACAAGATTC is a genomic window of Quercus lobata isolate SW786 chromosome 2, ValleyOak3.0 Primary Assembly, whole genome shotgun sequence containing:
- the LOC115978391 gene encoding uncharacterized protein LOC115978391, whose amino-acid sequence is MSPAHRSSTSPTHQLTHFIALPSRPKPQAPSRRSMPQTHASDPLPIPASDPSRPSLMLSTLSNSHLSIPPPPPPPPPIHAFNLTHLQGSLHFETLQKIIKTCIILHNMIVEDEWDDNEMVDLDYEQIDGVDNPLMQVSREQSDGFMAYIESYECIRDREIHSQLQLDLIEHLWQLQSELQELPFLYVKKHES